A window from Amblyomma americanum isolate KBUSLIRL-KWMA chromosome 7, ASM5285725v1, whole genome shotgun sequence encodes these proteins:
- the LOC144099393 gene encoding juvenile hormone acid O-methyltransferase-like isoform X3: protein MRGSTADLTTARHSFESTQAAAYTAQRMMPGSQENTPQKTEAAAVVQEREDIFVENADLHAEVVAQLLDTFHLAAHCDAGVGQQFIDVGCGPGNLTLHYLLPRLPPCRRLVAVDQSPVLLKAAKEKYSHPKIEYLQLDILDDVDGFVREQGQFQRLYSFATLHWVRDQRRAMRHIEKLMAPGGECMLLFKWTAHFMHLYDAVTKSPRWAKYSNVLEGLLPETLEIKDIPSLRAYARGLVESADLIPLACEAFSFPLQTQWSAKKITAFFITTQFPHS, encoded by the exons GCAAGGCACTCCTTTGAATCTACACAAGCTGCCGCGTACACAGCCCAGAGGAT GATGCCCGGATCGCAAGAGAACACCCCGCAGAAAACGGAAGCCGCTGCCGTTGTACAAGAAAGAGAGGACATTTTTGTCGAAAATGCCGACCTTCACGCGGAAGTCGTCGCGCAACTCCTTGACACTTTTCACCTGGCGGCCCACTGCGATGCTGGCGTTGGGCAACAGTTTATAGACGTAGGGTGTGGCCCAGGAAACCTCACGCTCCA CTACTTGCTGCCGCGGCTGCCACCCTGCCGAAGACTTGTGGCCGTCGACCAGTCTCCTGTCTTGCTGAAAGCTGCCAAAGAAAAGTACTCGCATCCTAAGATCGAGTACCTCCAGCTGGACATCCTCGATGATGTAGACGGGTTCGTACGCGAACAGGGCCAGTTCCAGCGGCTCTACTCGTTCGCCACGCTGCACTGGGTGAGGGACCAGCGGCGCGCCATGCGCCATATAGAAAAGCTGATGGCTCCAGGAGGAGAGTGCATGTTGCTCTTCAAGTGGACCGCCCACTTCATGCATCTCTACGACGCAGTGACGAAGAGTCCACGCTGGGCGAAGTATAGCAAC GTTCTTGAAGGCTTGCTGCCAGAGACGTTAGAGATCAAGGATATCCCATCCCTGAGAGCATACGCGAGGGGACTTGTAGAATCCGCAGATCTCATCCCACTGGCTTGTGAAGCTTTCTCCTTCCCATTACAAACGCAGTGGAGCGCTAAAAAAATAACCG
- the LOC144099393 gene encoding juvenile hormone acid O-methyltransferase-like isoform X4, with protein sequence MRGSTADLTTARHSFESTQAAAYTAQRMMPGSQENTPQKTEAAAVVQEREDIFVENADLHAEVVAQLLDTFHLAAHCDAGVGQQFIDVGCGPGNLTLHYLLPRLPPCRRLVAVDQSPVLLKAAKEKYSHPKIEYLQLDILDDVDGFVREQGQFQRLYSFATLHWVRDQRRAMRHIEKLMAPGGECMLLFKWTAHFMHLYDAVTKSPRWAKYSNTAFFITTQFPHS encoded by the exons GCAAGGCACTCCTTTGAATCTACACAAGCTGCCGCGTACACAGCCCAGAGGAT GATGCCCGGATCGCAAGAGAACACCCCGCAGAAAACGGAAGCCGCTGCCGTTGTACAAGAAAGAGAGGACATTTTTGTCGAAAATGCCGACCTTCACGCGGAAGTCGTCGCGCAACTCCTTGACACTTTTCACCTGGCGGCCCACTGCGATGCTGGCGTTGGGCAACAGTTTATAGACGTAGGGTGTGGCCCAGGAAACCTCACGCTCCA CTACTTGCTGCCGCGGCTGCCACCCTGCCGAAGACTTGTGGCCGTCGACCAGTCTCCTGTCTTGCTGAAAGCTGCCAAAGAAAAGTACTCGCATCCTAAGATCGAGTACCTCCAGCTGGACATCCTCGATGATGTAGACGGGTTCGTACGCGAACAGGGCCAGTTCCAGCGGCTCTACTCGTTCGCCACGCTGCACTGGGTGAGGGACCAGCGGCGCGCCATGCGCCATATAGAAAAGCTGATGGCTCCAGGAGGAGAGTGCATGTTGCTCTTCAAGTGGACCGCCCACTTCATGCATCTCTACGACGCAGTGACGAAGAGTCCACGCTGGGCGAAGTATAGCAAC